The following proteins come from a genomic window of Terribacillus aidingensis:
- a CDS encoding glycosyltransferase, protein MKVHLIANMYPSKQHPNYGVFVENTEKILAQSGVAFDRTVVTKQSSSLGKLIAYASHFIKVIGKSVFRKYDVTYVHYATHNSIPVLIAKKLNKNMVVYTNVHGSDVVPEFQKRQKYQPYVKRLLEVSDTVITPSDYYKQLVQQKYGLTNRIEIFPSGGINKDTFYEKDTQLACRELEINPAYSYIGFVGRIDRGKGWDVYLKAAKLLKEQGKLEKRKLLFIGDGLEKESFDNMVDSYGLRKNLVHFPLLSQQKLNSVYNSMTVFCFPTMREGESLGLVGLEAMACGTPVIGSRMAGLLDYMQHGRNGFLFEPGSAEELAGCITAYMELPEAAKQTIQESAKQTAAAYEVEEIKPRLTKIFSR, encoded by the coding sequence ATGAAAGTTCATTTGATCGCAAATATGTATCCAAGCAAGCAGCATCCCAATTATGGGGTGTTTGTCGAAAATACAGAAAAGATCCTTGCACAGTCGGGAGTAGCATTCGACCGTACTGTCGTCACAAAGCAATCGAGTTCCTTAGGTAAGCTGATTGCTTATGCCAGTCATTTTATCAAAGTGATCGGGAAATCTGTTTTCCGGAAATATGATGTTACCTATGTGCATTATGCAACACATAATTCAATTCCGGTGCTGATTGCCAAGAAATTGAACAAGAATATGGTTGTCTACACAAATGTGCATGGCAGTGATGTTGTGCCAGAGTTTCAGAAACGGCAGAAATACCAGCCTTACGTGAAGCGTTTATTAGAAGTATCAGATACTGTCATTACACCGAGTGATTATTATAAGCAGCTTGTGCAGCAGAAATATGGTTTGACGAATCGGATCGAAATATTTCCATCCGGAGGCATTAACAAGGATACCTTCTATGAGAAAGATACCCAGCTTGCTTGCCGGGAGCTTGAGATCAATCCGGCATATAGCTATATAGGATTTGTTGGCAGGATTGATAGAGGAAAAGGCTGGGATGTCTATCTGAAGGCTGCCAAGCTCCTGAAGGAACAAGGCAAACTGGAAAAACGCAAGCTATTGTTCATCGGTGATGGACTGGAGAAAGAAAGCTTTGATAATATGGTGGACAGTTATGGATTACGGAAAAATCTTGTGCATTTCCCGCTTCTGTCCCAACAAAAGCTGAACAGTGTATACAATAGTATGACAGTGTTCTGTTTTCCAACGATGCGAGAAGGAGAAAGCCTTGGTCTTGTAGGTCTGGAAGCGATGGCTTGCGGAACACCTGTAATCGGCAGCCGGATGGCAGGACTGTTAGACTATATGCAACATGGCAGGAATGGCTTTCTTTTTGAACCAGGATCTGCTGAGGAGCTGGCTGGCTGCATCACTGCCTATATGGAACTGCCAGAGGCAGCGAAGCAAACGATTCAAGAATCGGCAAAACAGACAGCAGCAGCTTATGAAGTGGAAGAAATCAAGCCTCGCTTGACAAAAATATTCTCTCGATGA
- a CDS encoding glucose 1-dehydrogenase: protein MKEFQGKVVLITGAAGGIGSAAAKAFAEAGAKLALVDLSEKALDRAAAAIETEKILLPADVTKEADVEQFVEKTLQRFGRIDVFINQAGLSGDFVPITEQTAASLEEVLQVNVVGAFLGLKHVLRVMIEQKSGVVVNTACSGSLLGGPGMSTYVASKHAMLGLNKTAALEVADYGIRVNAICPSALDTEWMEAIETKAAKGNENTARRGFEASSPMNRYGEVEEVTGLMLFLASDRSSFITGSYYRVDGGQGTTSV, encoded by the coding sequence GTGAAGGAATTCCAAGGAAAGGTCGTTTTGATCACTGGCGCTGCCGGCGGAATCGGGTCAGCTGCAGCCAAAGCATTTGCAGAAGCAGGCGCCAAGCTTGCGTTGGTCGACCTTTCAGAAAAGGCATTAGACAGGGCTGCGGCAGCTATTGAAACAGAAAAGATCCTGCTTCCTGCAGACGTCACGAAAGAAGCAGATGTAGAACAATTCGTGGAAAAGACACTGCAGCGATTTGGAAGAATTGATGTGTTCATTAATCAGGCAGGATTGAGCGGTGACTTTGTTCCGATTACTGAACAAACTGCAGCGAGCCTGGAGGAAGTACTTCAGGTGAATGTGGTCGGTGCCTTCCTCGGCTTAAAACATGTTTTGCGTGTCATGATTGAGCAAAAAAGCGGCGTAGTCGTCAATACTGCATGCAGCGGCAGCTTACTGGGCGGACCGGGTATGAGCACGTACGTAGCCTCCAAGCACGCTATGCTCGGACTTAATAAGACAGCGGCTTTGGAAGTCGCAGATTACGGTATCCGAGTGAACGCAATTTGCCCGTCAGCTTTGGACACAGAATGGATGGAAGCTATCGAAACGAAGGCAGCTAAAGGGAATGAGAACACAGCCCGCCGAGGCTTTGAAGCGAGTTCACCTATGAATCGGTATGGAGAAGTCGAAGAGGTGACTGGACTGATGCTCTTCCTCGCTTCTGATCGCTCCAGCTTCATCACCGGCTCTTATTACCGTGTTGATGGCGGACAAGGAACAACATCAGTATAA
- a CDS encoding cell wall-binding repeat-containing protein → MERSRATNIYVFFAGLFLACLAFIQPADVQAESNSHAFSEGAATVQLSDGKTVEVTNDTNGVIRIKGDSGTLYESTIPDADIASVQETTMDNTSYVIVEYRTHGTAQALQFDILHVTNEKLERIYQSDLYEGARLTVDEEGTQLEVSYPKIEQDVPLAEPKEVYIEAFTVAPQQVTKEDKRTEPTASASQARTFRASAASYSNPSYDTISRKLTAAAVKYDVPAEIVKSIAFRESGWKQYWTGSTPSYQASCSISDGSNVVIGYDCIGIGIMQVSDYNRNDTEEIERLMHDIDYNIDRGMRILKDKWNEANAKAESTLAYNLIPKVNDGNPDKLENWYFAILAYNGRLERNDPIANPQTAYQELVYKEMENQSLITTTPFPTHLLTPGRISGKLGSYFSFQTNQVSTPGPLHESTQNYGNGSTVYVTADQLTLRNSPNGSSIGSLSRGEKLTITGGYTANNSNVNHYVWYPVRTSSGKTGYVASGYLSKAPMVVHNLEGSRRNATSASISNYGWHLESPEAVVIGRSDLPIDAFTGSVLAAQTDSPLLLTDQNKLEQVTITEIDRLNPSTIYIVGAEPAISKNVENDLRKKFPNSTVERVAGSTRYATAVKVAEEVAAVASKPSEVFLAVGDEKSPDALTIGPHAGKEGIPILLTRTGELHEEVKNYIKRNSIKKVTIIGSETVVSKRVADAVKQLGASVERVYGPDRYSTNAAVITKYYGNNPDQVFFANGQTTVDSLSGAPLAAKYDAPIVLTRPDAVTKPTRAFLNKVTDQPEIFYLGSDAAIADRTRQELEGILQ, encoded by the coding sequence GTGGAAAGAAGCAGAGCGACGAATATATATGTCTTTTTTGCTGGTCTTTTTCTTGCATGCTTAGCATTTATCCAGCCTGCTGATGTCCAAGCAGAGTCGAATAGTCATGCTTTTTCAGAGGGTGCGGCAACGGTACAATTGTCAGATGGTAAAACTGTCGAAGTAACGAATGATACGAACGGGGTAATTCGGATTAAGGGAGATTCTGGGACACTTTATGAATCCACGATTCCAGATGCAGATATTGCCTCTGTTCAGGAAACAACAATGGACAATACATCTTATGTAATTGTAGAGTATCGTACACATGGAACAGCACAAGCCTTGCAATTCGATATCTTGCATGTCACAAATGAGAAACTGGAACGCATTTATCAATCCGATTTATATGAAGGAGCGAGACTCACTGTAGATGAGGAAGGGACACAGCTTGAAGTAAGCTACCCAAAAATCGAACAGGATGTACCGCTTGCAGAACCGAAAGAAGTATATATCGAAGCATTCACAGTAGCTCCGCAGCAAGTGACGAAAGAGGATAAGCGGACAGAACCGACAGCAAGTGCTTCACAAGCACGCACGTTTCGTGCTAGTGCTGCAAGCTATTCAAACCCAAGCTATGACACCATCAGCCGTAAGCTGACAGCAGCTGCGGTTAAATACGATGTGCCAGCAGAGATCGTGAAATCAATCGCTTTCCGTGAAAGCGGCTGGAAACAGTATTGGACGGGGAGCACACCTTCCTATCAGGCTTCCTGCAGCATTTCGGACGGATCCAATGTGGTGATCGGCTATGATTGTATTGGTATCGGTATCATGCAGGTTTCCGATTATAACCGCAATGACACCGAGGAAATAGAGCGCCTGATGCACGATATCGATTACAATATCGATCGCGGGATGCGTATTCTGAAAGACAAATGGAATGAGGCTAACGCGAAAGCTGAATCCACTTTGGCATATAATCTGATTCCAAAGGTCAACGATGGTAATCCTGATAAATTAGAAAACTGGTACTTTGCTATTCTGGCATACAATGGACGGTTAGAACGGAATGATCCAATAGCAAATCCGCAAACTGCTTACCAGGAGCTTGTGTATAAGGAAATGGAGAATCAGTCGTTGATTACCACGACGCCTTTCCCGACTCATCTTTTGACACCTGGCAGAATTAGCGGAAAACTTGGTTCATACTTCTCATTCCAGACAAACCAAGTATCCACGCCTGGACCATTGCATGAAAGCACACAGAATTATGGAAATGGCAGCACAGTATATGTTACAGCTGACCAGCTCACGCTGCGCAATAGTCCGAATGGTTCTTCCATCGGCTCCTTGTCAAGAGGGGAAAAGCTGACAATCACTGGCGGCTACACTGCAAATAATTCCAATGTAAATCACTATGTCTGGTATCCAGTGCGTACTAGCAGCGGCAAAACAGGTTATGTAGCCAGCGGTTATTTGAGCAAGGCACCTATGGTCGTGCACAATTTGGAGGGTTCACGCCGTAATGCCACAAGTGCGAGCATTTCCAACTACGGCTGGCATCTGGAATCTCCTGAAGCAGTCGTAATTGGAAGAAGCGATCTGCCAATTGATGCTTTCACAGGAAGCGTCCTGGCAGCCCAAACGGATTCTCCGCTTCTGTTAACGGATCAGAATAAGCTGGAGCAGGTGACAATTACGGAGATTGATCGACTGAATCCGTCTACCATCTATATAGTCGGTGCAGAACCAGCTATTTCGAAAAATGTCGAGAACGATTTGCGTAAAAAGTTTCCTAATAGCACAGTCGAACGAGTAGCCGGCTCTACTCGTTATGCGACAGCCGTAAAAGTAGCAGAGGAAGTAGCAGCTGTTGCAAGTAAGCCATCAGAGGTCTTCCTTGCAGTCGGAGATGAGAAATCGCCGGATGCGCTCACTATCGGACCTCATGCAGGAAAAGAAGGCATCCCTATCTTGCTGACAAGAACGGGAGAGCTGCATGAAGAAGTAAAGAATTATATCAAGCGCAATAGTATTAAAAAAGTGACAATTATCGGCAGTGAGACAGTCGTGTCTAAACGTGTAGCGGATGCAGTCAAGCAGCTTGGTGCTTCTGTGGAACGTGTATACGGACCTGATCGCTATTCGACGAATGCTGCTGTTATCACGAAGTATTATGGAAACAATCCGGATCAAGTATTCTTTGCTAACGGTCAAACGACGGTAGACAGTCTGTCTGGTGCACCGCTTGCAGCTAAATATGATGCACCTATCGTTCTGACGAGACCGGATGCTGTTACGAAGCCGACACGAGCTTTTCTAAATAAGGTTACCGATCAGCCTGAGATTTTCTATCTCGGCTCAGATGCTGCTATTGCAGACCGGACACGACAGGAACTCGAAGGAATCCTTCAGTAA
- a CDS encoding AbrB/MazE/SpoVT family DNA-binding domain-containing protein, with translation MKSTGITRRVDHLGRVVVPKEIRREFGIEEKDPVEIFVEGDKIIFRKYQPGFTCAITGEITPENKQYADNLYLSPEGARILFDKLKEEFDSN, from the coding sequence ATGAAGAGTACCGGGATTACGAGACGGGTCGATCATCTTGGGCGTGTCGTCGTGCCGAAAGAAATTAGAAGAGAGTTCGGCATAGAAGAAAAAGATCCTGTGGAAATTTTTGTCGAAGGTGACAAGATCATCTTCCGAAAGTATCAGCCTGGTTTTACTTGTGCTATAACGGGAGAAATCACGCCGGAAAACAAGCAGTATGCAGACAACTTGTATTTAAGTCCGGAAGGTGCCCGCATCCTCTTTGATAAACTGAAAGAAGAATTTGATTCCAACTAA